CAGGTCTTTCATTTCGTCTAAGCTGCCAAAGGTTTCGGCAAGTTGTTGTAGGGCGCTTGCCTCGCAATTTGAGTGGTTGTTTGGGTTGTTTTTGGTCATTGTTGTACAATATAAAGGGTTAGAGTTTTGGCGTGTCTTTGTGTTCTTCGGGACGTTGATAAAGCCTGAGTTCTTCGAAAAGCTTGTCGTGCTTTTCTTCCAGTTTACCATAGTCTTGCCTAAGGTCTTTGTAGCGTAGTTCGAGCTCTCCGGTGAGTATTTGCCGCATCACGTCATCGCACCAAACTGCAAAACGTGGGTTTATCCATCGGGCAAAAGGTACCGCCAAAAAAGGGTGAAAATAGGTGCCTTGAGTGATGTGTAATTTTTGCACATCACTTTCATTGTCGGTGTGTAATTTTTGCATATCGGTAAAGTTCCCCTTCATGGTTTTTATAAAGTCATCTTCATCTTTACCATAATATTCGCACATAGCAGCTACATACTCAGTAAACTGTTTGGAACGAGTATAAAGTCTTATGTCTTTGTCAAAGGCTTTAGCTGTTTGGGTGGCATTTATCCAACCATCGGAGGTAAAAATCAGCTCTTTACCTAAATAGGTTTTTTGCAGTTGATTATTCATTGAATGAAAGTGTTAGATTAAGTCCTTTTGTAGACTTTAATGTCTTTTTGTTTCAAAATTAATCAACAAAATGGTTTTTGCAAATATATTTGTAGACAAATAAATCCTTTCGTTGTTTAAATCGGCAATAAGTTGAATTTTTGTGCATGGATTTACCAGAAAGAATCAAGCGTATTAGGGAAGGGCTCAACCTTAAACAACTAGAAGTTGCAGATAGGTTAGGCATTGATAAATCTCAATATAGCAAATGGGAAAAGCGGGGTAAGAAACTGACTGTTGAGCAATTGGAGAGCATTGCTATAGCTCTAGGGGTTGGTTTGAAAGATATACTTTTTGGTCAAGAGGAAATACCTCAGGATACGCAAGACTTTTATAAAAACAAGTTTGAAAAGTCTCAGTTACAAAAAGCTTTTGTTGTTGACAATGTTCTGAAGTTTATTCTCAATATAGACACGCTCTTACAAAAAAAGATGGTCAACTATGCCGTAGGCGAAATACTCCACCCCAGGCAAAAAGATTACCAGGCATTTGTACGGTGTTATTGCGAGCTAGGCAGCGAAGTATTTACCTTGGCTACCTGGCAAAAGCCCATCCGCAAAGAAGCCTCCCATTTTGCCCACCTTGAGCAAAGCGGAGAACACCTGTTTGATGCCCAGCAGCCCAAGCAAGC
This is a stretch of genomic DNA from Microscilla marina ATCC 23134. It encodes these proteins:
- a CDS encoding KilA-N domain-containing protein, coding for MNNQLQKTYLGKELIFTSDGWINATQTAKAFDKDIRLYTRSKQFTEYVAAMCEYYGKDEDDFIKTMKGNFTDMQKLHTDNESDVQKLHITQGTYFHPFLAVPFARWINPRFAVWCDDVMRQILTGELELRYKDLRQDYGKLEEKHDKLFEELRLYQRPEEHKDTPKL
- a CDS encoding helix-turn-helix domain-containing protein — its product is MDLPERIKRIREGLNLKQLEVADRLGIDKSQYSKWEKRGKKLTVEQLESIAIALGVGLKDILFGQEEIPQDTQDFYKNKFEKSQLQKAFVVDNVLKFILNIDTLLQKKMVNYAVGEILHPRQKDYQAFVRCYCELGSEVFTLATWQKPIRKEASHFAHLEQSGEHLFDAQQPKQANQYKDAAFANIQQNHELWTINFINLTGFFRAAFEQGK